In the Streptomyces fradiae ATCC 10745 = DSM 40063 genome, GTGCGGCCCGCGCACGGCCAGGACTGCCGGCTGCTGCTGGCCTACGACCGCGACCAGGCCGCCGCGCGGGCGGCGGAGCTGACGCGGCGGCTGGACGACGGCCCGCTGGGCCACGGCTGGGCGGAGGCGGACCACAGGGCGGTCGCCGAGGCGGCCGAGCGGTTCCGCCGGGACCACCTGTCGGGCGCCGGCAGCGGCACGTACACGGTGGTCGTCGTGGACGGCGACCCGGGCACGGCCGAGCTGAGGGAGACCGTGGCGCGGCTGGCGGGCGCGGGCGCGGCGGCCGGGATCCACCTGGTGTGCCTGGCGGAGACGGCGCCCGCGACGGCGGTGTTCCCGGCCGCGGCGGCGTACGAGGCGGCGTGTGCGGCGGCCCCGGCGTTCCGCGAGTGCGGGGCGGTGGGCCTGCTGACGGGCGATGTGGCGTCGGCGCTGCGGGTGATGCGGACGGCGGGCGGGCACCCGGCGGGCCACGGCACGGTCGCGGCCGTCGACGCGGTGTCGCCGGCGTGGGCGGAGCGGTTCGCCCGCGCGCTGGCGCCGCTGCGCGCGGACGGGACGGAGCGGCGCGGGCGGGCCGCCGTGGCGCTGCCCCGGTCCTCGCGCCTCCTGGACGAGTTGGAGCTGGCCCGCGCGACCCCCGCGTCGCTGATGGCCCGCTGGGCGACGGCCCCGGACGGGACGGCGGTCCTCGGCGCAGGTCCGCACGGCCCGCTCAGCGTGGACCTGACGGGCCCGGACGGGCCGCATCTGCTGGTGGAGGGCCCGGCGGGCAGCGGCCGCACGGAGCTGCTGCGGTCGGTCGCCGCGTCGCTGGCCGCCTCGTCCCGGCCGGACCGGCTGGCGCTGCTGCTGGTGGACGGCGCGGGCGGGGAGCGGGGCGACGGGCTCGCCCCGTGCACGGACCTGCCGCACGCGGTGGACCATCTGGCCGCCTCCGACCCGGTGCGGATGCGGGCCTTCGCGCAGGCGCTGGGCTCCGAGCTGAAGCGGCGCGCGGAGCTGCTGGGCCGGGGCGGGTTCCCCGGCGCGTACGGCGAGGAGCCGGACCACGCGATCGCCGGCCGCCCCGCGCGCGAGGGCGACCGGCCGACACGGGAGCGCCCCGCGCGCGAGGGCGAGGGGCCCGCGTGGGATCCCGGGCGCCCCGCGCGCGAGGCGGTGCCCGGACAGCGCGGTGGCGAGCCGGGCCCGGCGGCCGGCCGCACCCCGCGGCCACGACCGGGGGCGGGCGCCGCGCCGCCCCGCCTGGTCGTGCTGGTCGACGACCTGGACGCCCTGGTCGCGCCCGCGCTCGGCAGCCCCGGCCGCCCCGCCGCGGGTTCGGTCGTACGGGCGCTGGAGGCCGTCGCCCGCGACGGTGAGCGGCTCGGGGTGCACCTCGTCGCGTCGACGGCGCACCCGGACCGTACGGCCGGCACGGAGCCGGACCGCCGGGCGCGCACGCGCGTCGTGCTGGACCCGCCGCCCGGCTCGCCGGGCCCCGACGATCCGGCGCCCGGCCGGGGGCGGCTGTGCGGCGCCGACGGGCGGGTGACGCCGTTCCAGGCGGGCCGCGTGACCGGGCGCATCCCGCGCACCGCGACGCTCCGCCCCACCGTCGTACCGCTGGAGTGGGAGCGCATGGGCGACCCTCCGGCGCGGCGCCCCGTGCGGGAGCTGGGCAACGGCCCGACGGACCTGGCGCTGCTGGCCAGCGCCCTGGACCGGGCGGCCCGCTCGGTCGGCGCGGAGCCCGTGCCACCGCTGGCCCCCGTCTCCGGCACGGCGGGATCCGTCCGGTGACGGGACGTCACGAGCCCATCACGATAGGGGAGTAGGGCCCGACGGCGGTATTGCGGGCCCCCGGTGTGCGGCGTAGACCAGAGCGAAAGGGACGACAGGGACGACGCACACGGGAGAAACGGGGCAGTGATGCGTACGACTGCGCGCAACCGCCGGACCGTCGCCGCCTTCGCGGCCATCGGGGCCCTGGCGCTCACCCTCGCCGGCTGCGGCGGCGGTTCCGAGGGCGCCTCCGCCCCGGAGGCGTCCACCGAACCCACCAGGCCGTCCGTCGCGTTACCGAGGCTGGAGGGGCAGCGGCTCCAGGTGGTCGCCGTGTGGACGGGGCCGGAGCAGGAGGCGTTCACCAAGGTCCTCAAGGAGTTCGAGAGGCGCACCGGCGCGCGCGTCTCGTACGTGCCGACCCAGGACGCGATGCTCAACTACATCGGCACGAAGATCGCGGGCGGGTCACCGCCCGACGTGGCGATGCTCCAGCAGGTCGGCGCGTTGCGGCAGGCCGTCGAACGGAAGTGGGCGAAGCCCGCCGGCGCCGACGCGAAGGCGCAGCTGGCCAGGAACTACTCGCAGGGCTGGCGGGACCTCGGCGCGGTGGACGGCACGCAGTACGGCGTGTACTTCAAGGCCGCCAACAAGTCGCTGATCTGGTACAACACCGCCGTCTTCGACAACGCCGGCGTGTCCGAGCCGAAGACGTGGAAGGAGCTGCTGGCCACCGCCGAGACGATCTCCGCGTCCGGGGTCACGCCCGTGTCGATCGGCGGCGCGGACGGGTGGACGCTCACGGACTGGTTCGAGAACGTCTACCTGTCGCAGGCCGGGCCGGAGAAGTACGACCAGCTCGCCCGGCACGGCGTCAAGTGGACCGACCCGTCGGTGACCCGCGCCCTCACCACGCTCGCCGAGCTGTTCGGCAGGCCGGAGCTGATCGCGGGAGGCGCGGCCGGGGCGCTGCAGACGGAGTTCCCGGCGTCGGTGACGCAGACGTTCACCGGCGGCGACCAGCCGAAGGCCGCGATGGTCTTCGAGGGCGACTTCGTGTCCGTCAACATCGCCCAGACCGAGGCGAAGGTCGGCACCGACGCGAAGGTGTTCCCGTTCCCGGCCGTGGGCGGCGGCGACGCGCCCGTGGTGACCGGCGGGGACGTGACGGTGGCGCTGACGGACAAGCCGGCGGCGCAGGCGCTCCTGACCTTCCTGGCGTCGCCGGACGCGGCCGCGGTCTGGGCGGCGGAGGGCGGGTTCCTCTCGCCCAACAGGTCCCTCGACCCGGCCGCGTACCCCGACGACGTGCAGCGCGGCATCGCCAAGGCGCTGCTCGACGCCGGTGACGACTTCCGCTTCGACATGTCGGACCAGATGCCGCAGTCGTTCGGCGGCACGCCCGGCAAGGGCGAGTGGAAGGCGCTCCAGGACTTCCTGAAGAACCCGAAGGACATCGCGGGGACGCAGGCGC is a window encoding:
- a CDS encoding ABC transporter substrate-binding protein; this translates as MRTTARNRRTVAAFAAIGALALTLAGCGGGSEGASAPEASTEPTRPSVALPRLEGQRLQVVAVWTGPEQEAFTKVLKEFERRTGARVSYVPTQDAMLNYIGTKIAGGSPPDVAMLQQVGALRQAVERKWAKPAGADAKAQLARNYSQGWRDLGAVDGTQYGVYFKAANKSLIWYNTAVFDNAGVSEPKTWKELLATAETISASGVTPVSIGGADGWTLTDWFENVYLSQAGPEKYDQLARHGVKWTDPSVTRALTTLAELFGRPELIAGGAAGALQTEFPASVTQTFTGGDQPKAAMVFEGDFVSVNIAQTEAKVGTDAKVFPFPAVGGGDAPVVTGGDVTVALTDKPAAQALLTFLASPDAAAVWAAEGGFLSPNRSLDPAAYPDDVQRGIAKALLDAGDDFRFDMSDQMPQSFGGTPGKGEWKALQDFLKNPKDIAGTQARLEADAAKAYRNEG